ACACAGTGCCTAAGCGAAATTGTAAATTCATGTCGAATTAAGGATAAAATTCTCCTGTTTTCGAAGACTCACTACTTCAGGTCGCACGTGTGTTGTGAACCTTCGGCTCACAACCGAAGGAATCGAGTTAGATCTTGAGGTAGGTGAAGAGCTATGCATGTTTAAGTGCAACAGTTACACCTCTtggcctagcagtaaataggtaccacaTTACCATCTTGGTCACCTCTCATTCACTGTCTCCACAGgtataacactggtggtggtggtgttgctgccgtGGGCGGCGCGGACAGAGAAGCAGGGTGCCCACCTGGCGGGCGTGGGCATGATAAGTGCCCTCACAGCCTCTGTGGTGTGTCTTTGTGGCTGTTTGGCCAAGATGGCCGACCAGCATCATGTCGGTAAGATGGAtaacttctctttttttttttaatattagtcTATAAATAATTTTCAGCTTATATAACGAAGACGTTGTAAATTTACCAGAAAGTCAAATAACTGAAAAATAAACTGTAGCAGTAGCAAACAAGTTTTATGATTTGGGAGTATTAGAGCTACATTCTTCCCTATAACTTTAACATTTTCGttttattgtatatttttttaattactaatggttataatcataaccatagtttttaaaggggtggtctggtaagccagcggaaggcctcggtcagatgaccaaaagctccagcggcggatCATCATACGTCTAAGACCCGCATctagaaacacttgtcctgtttcttgacaacccttacctaaccttatatatTTCATTACTCTTGTGACTATCATACATAGGGATCTCAGGAGAGGCAGCaggaggaagcagcagcagcagcagcagcagcagactcgACAGCAGATGGTTGGTGTTCGCACGACGGGTGGTGCTGAGGATAAAACGGCGCATCCTGGGGTTCGAAACACTCTATATGAAGATGAAAGTAACGTCCATCTTGGTTAATCAGGTGAGTTGAGACTACAGTAGCAAGACAGATACTGAACTCTGGTTGAGGAACAGGACCATGAGTCTTGGTTATTTATAAGGCCTATCACGagaagacggggggggggggatttagaATCAATATGTTTAGGGGTAACTGAAGTCTGCAAGTGATAGCCGAAGTCAGACAAGAACATGAAGTTAGAAtagcaagattattattataatcaaaaagaagcgctaagccacaagggctatacagctagaaTAGCAAGAGAATCTAAAATCGATCGTAAAGTGATTTTCCAGATTTAAGAACTATATACCCTAATAATAAATACTGTGAAAGGAGAGTTGCACTCAAACCTGTCTCCAAGCATGATAATGACAGAAACTTgtactgtatttaaaaaaaaactatatattATATTTCTTCACACAGGATGCAAATGAAATtcagaaaaataaaaattattgagCTAATAAAAATAaagatcacagtcactagtgacttGCTTTACCAATGTGTTCATTAAAACTGAACAACTTTCTGATTCCGGAAAAACGTAAAGCCATTGGAGAGTTTCTTTAATATATACCTGACTTAACATTGCTAAAATTAATACAGTGTGCCTGAAGGATTTTTGTGGGGGTCAGCGgccgggtcccagaccaggccttctatcCATCCTATGTAAAGTCAGCCAAAATTGTTAATATTTATAATGCTTGTTGAAGAAGTCAGTCAGCAAGCTCGGTTTGAAGAGCAATACAGTTATAGTTCAACCATATATTTTTGGATAAGCCTCGCCTTGAATGGAACAGTTTCTGTTTTTGTATTACAAAATGAATATAAATGAGCTGGAAAACATGCAGAGGATTTTTCAATCAAAGACTAAAAACACTGATGCTCTGATAAAGCGGAGAAAGTGGGACGATGGGGGATGAGGAGAATATGATTGGAAACTATTAATAAGTAAAACGGATATAAAGAAAGTGCCGAAAATACCTAACCAAGAGAGAGCTCGCAGTTATGGATCAGCTCAGATTTACGAAGGATTAGAACACTGGTTTGGCAACAGATTTATTTACGAGTGAAACATACTCACATTCCATGACAATAACCATTCACGGGTTCAGTGATTTtcaaaatatattaataataatttagagAGACTTAAAAAATAGGTTAAACAAATATAAAGTGAGAATGGCTGGGTGTAGGTTGAATGAACCCAATACTCCTCTGATTTTATTGTCTAAATCTTTTCACATCATCGTGTGTTTCTCTCTTACCAACAGCTTGTGTTCTTCAGTATGTGTGACCGTGTCCTCATGACGAACCAGCGATTATCGAGTTTGTACACTCTGCTGTTCTTCAACGTGGTGGCTTACTCTGTTTCCTACGTCAAGGTGAGGCAGGGCAACCTTGTTCTCATGAGTGAACAGCGTCAGAATAGTAATTGTGTAGATAAGGATTTTGATATTTTGCCCCAAGCGCCGAGTATATTGGGCAGCGTCACTCATCTTGTAAGTGAACTTTCCATGGTGAGGTGTTTATCTTGGTGTAAATTCCTATTTTAGGGCTTTAAAGTATACTTGTTTTCAGTGTCTGGATAAACTGTGTCCATTATGACTGATGTTCATCCATAACTTTAATACACCAATTCAAGGTCAGGTTAATATTTAGTTAACACGGTAGAGGAAATCTATGTATAATATGGATTTTCCCGCATCTGGGAGATTTTTACCTTTTTTGATTATGATATAACGTAATTCAAACTCATTTTAACGTATTAATTACGTTGATGCCATATATTtctatgaaaaaaataaatatattggtTGTTGTTATTTACTAAAACTCGTAAACGTACTGATCCATTCCTGCGCACCTCAGGAGCTGGTGGAACGGGAGGACTGGTCTTTGTACGTGAACATTGCAAGGACGTCCACTGTACGTCATCTAGCCCTCTCTGCCACCAAGATCGTACTCGAGTGGACTAAGGCCATCACTTTCATCATCACCGTCGTCTTCATGCTCCTCGTCTTTGGCTTGGAAAAGGGCCTCAAGAACTACTCTCCGACCACAGGTTACCTCCTTGTCACCGGCATCTACTTTATTTCCACCGAGAAAGTCTTCACTGACATGTTCGCAACTTGGCTGGACAATAGAAAGTTTGAATACTTTGAAAGCATGGAGAGTTTCTACTGTCCGGCAATTCTCATATCCTTTCATATCTTTTTATCATCAATAATTACTGTTATTTGCGTCTTTACCGGCAATTTACGACTCATCTTCCTCTCTAGCTTCACAAACATCCGCATTAAGTATCGGGAGCTAAGGGAGGGGTATTTAGAGCCTTTGAAGAAGGAACTATCAACACTGGCAGGGTATCGCGTTGCCAGTCGCTGCGAGGTGAGGGACCATGATGATGTATGCGCCATCTGTCTCACACACATGTCATGCGCTCGCATAACACAGTGCCAACACTTCTTCCATGCTGATTGTTTACGTCGGTGTCTCAAGGAATCTCACAAGTGCCCTATATGTCAGTATAATATCTCATTTTCTTAGTTACAGTTAACCCAACAAGCAGTATCCTTGTCTGTGATAGTTAAATTGAAGTGTTTCAGATATGATAGCATTGGTTTGATTTGATAACTAAGTTATGCGTTTCCTATAGTCGGAAAAAAATTCCTGATAatactatatatgtattattacagctaaagaatttttattttttttagtatttGTGCACAAAAATGTCTCTAAATTCTTTGATAATTTTAGTCATGTCCATAATAATGCAAGATGTGAGAACAGTTCTGACGGCGTTTTAAAAAAATGATTAAATATGATAAGTACTTGAGTCAAGCTCATACTTTTTGTCAAGTATTGTTTAAATGTTAACAAGATGGAATCTATACATAATAGAGTCTGACTTCAACACACATGATTTTGTTATATGTATGCCTGGCTTCGTACAGACAGATTATGCTCATGCCTTTACAAATTTTATAGCCATTAGAGATTATATATTCACACACATTAAGAGGATAAATTTGGACGTAAATATACGCTTAAGTGCAAggtataaaatatataacaaacaAGTCTACCTAGGCTAGCTGTGCAAACCCTACTTTGTATGgttacgttattattattatgggaaagAGTTAACATGTCTGGGAAATGAGAggaaatcagatttgatccaaggaaaggaaaaTTAACTCGCATGAAGGCACCCAAACTTTGAAAGTACCATCGTTTTGTGTGAGGGATGGTGCTTTCAGCCTGCACAAGCGGATGTATATTTGGTGAGAAGGAATGCTAGGTGTTTTCTAAACAAACCTTGTGTAGAGCTCAAAGTTTCTTTGCAGTATGGACAATAGTGTCTTCTCTGGTATAGGGAAGTGCTGCTGTTATCATCTTCGGTATAGATTATGAATCTCACTCTCATTCTGAGTTTTTTTTCGCCATGTTTTCCTTTAACAAATGGAGTTTGAATTGCTTTTCTTTAAGGGTTATCGTAGGTTTGAATGAGGGTTATGATTCCAGTAAGGGAAACAGTTTTAGTGGCTGTCTCTAGAACACTGTTCAATTCTTTTCGCATGCTAAGTGCTTTAGTTGACCGAGTTGTTCGAATGTGATCCTTGTGGCCTTGCTATGCTTTTCTTCAAGCCCTCCAAACCAAGTAGCATTCGTGGTTACAATTATAACCAAAATTTTAAAAGGGGTGGACTAGTAAaccagcggaagacctcggttagatgaccaaaagctccagctacgggtcatcatatgactaagatccgcgtcaggaaacacttttcctgtttctTGACCACCCTTACCTAACCTCCAAACCTTGTAGCTTGTTTCTGTTTTAAAATATTATTTATCATTACTGAAGACACACTTAAATATTTTTCTTATAGTCCCTTAGGAATATGAATAAACGAATGTATATCAGTAGCGAACTTACCACAAATGTACATAAGTAGAAAATTTATCACAGATGTATACGGAAAGACCTTGCCACAAATATATATCGGTAGAGAGCCCACTAGAAATGTATATCAGGAGGGAACTTAACAGCCATATTTATATAGATATGCACCCGCTTTCTATATACAGAATTGTACCGACAGTTTATATAGGCCTGTATAACCGGTATTCATACAGAAATCCACAACAAATACTACCAGCATGTAGATCTTTCTACGGCTGAGATTTGTATATAAATGTGTAGATATTTGTGGTTACCCAGGAAGCTATCTTGACACTTATCCCGACGCTTGTCAGTAACCGATTCTCAATAATTAAAATGTTATATGTACATAAAACCTGCCCTTTGAaagatatttttattaatttcccCCCCTAGCTGGTTAATATAAATCAGTAAAATTTACAATttatcgtacagtatattgtgcaTAATTGCAATAAA
This genomic window from Cherax quadricarinatus isolate ZL_2023a chromosome 9, ASM3850222v1, whole genome shotgun sequence contains:
- the LOC128686197 gene encoding uncharacterized protein (The sequence of the model RefSeq protein was modified relative to this genomic sequence to represent the inferred CDS: added 157 bases not found in genome assembly) encodes the protein MGGWFRSAFRVYTSWERRRRVAALPPTFLQAALSSGWRPLRTRPPLCGRLLIGITLVVVVLLPWAARTEKQGAHLAGVGMISALTASVVCLCGCLAKMADQHHVGISGEAAGGSSSSSSSSRLDSRWLVFARRVVLRIKRRILGFETLYMKMKVTSILVNQLVFFSMCDRVLMTNQRLSSLYTLLFFNVVAYSVSYVKELVEREDWSLYVNIARTSTVRHLALSATKIVLEWTKAITFIITVVFMLLVFGLEKGLKNYSPTTGYLLVTGIYFISTEKVFTDMFATWLDNRKFEYFESMESFYCPAILISFHIFLSSIITVICVFTGNLRLIFLSSFTNIRIKYRELREGYLEPLKKELSTLAGYRVASRCEVRDHDDVCAICLTHMSCARITQCQHFFHADCLRRCLKESHKCPICQYNISFS